Proteins from a genomic interval of Nerophis lumbriciformis linkage group LG01, RoL_Nlum_v2.1, whole genome shotgun sequence:
- the casp9 gene encoding caspase-9 isoform X1 — protein MEESHKKVLQRYRINIVTGLEPTSLYDRLLEKGVFTQDMIDKIKSKETRRDQARQLVKDLVTRGRRAFPLFLESLHESDQHSLADLLQSNAPAVQGSTSNILVRPVVRTLPLSSSVDFQKQMKATITTVHPIQTPTLSPEREMLQSQTQARARMHGRTRRDSLQSYKMDTSPCGHCLIINNVEFEPQSKLSRRLGSNIDCDKMERRFKAMNFMVEVRTNLKQRKIKHELSELSKKDHSPYDCCVVIILSHGTEVSHNRFPGAVYGVDGQYVPVQSITNYLNGKFCPSLQGKPKLFFIQACGGEEKDRGFEVPDEFEPCNSGEDDQTDAIPTSSSSDSLSMSDEPDARATLPTPSDILVSYSTFPGYVSWRDTQSGSWYIETLDRILEENAAAHDLGTMLTMVNNQVSQNSAKGYKQIPSYFNSLRKHLHFQTLR, from the exons ATGGAGGAAAGTCACAAGAAGGTTCTTCAGCGATACAGGATAAATATTGTCACTGGTTTGGAACCAACAAGCCTCTATGACCGCCTCCTGGAGAAAGGTGTTTTTACTCAAGACATGATCGATAAAATTAAG AGCAAAGAAACAAGACGGGACCAAGCCAGGCAGCTTGTCAAGGACCTGGTGACCCGTGGACGTCGGGCATTCCCactttttttggaaagtcttCATGAGTCAGACCAGCACAGTCTGGCAGATCTCCTCCAAAGCAATGCACCAGCAGTTCAAGGGTCAACATCCAACATCCTCGTTCGGCCTGTTGTCCGGACTCTTCCACTTT CATCTTCAGTGGATTTCCAGAAGCAAATGAAGGCTACTATTACCACTGTCCATCCAATACAGACCCCCACATTAT CACCCGAGAGGGAGATGCTACAATCTCAAACCCAGGCCAGAGCTCGCATGCACGGCAGGACACGGCGGGACAGCCTCCAA AGCTACAAAATGGACACCAGCCCGTGCGGACATTGCCTCATCATTAACAATGTGGAATTTGAGCCGCAGAGTAAGTTGAGTCGCCGTCTGGGGTCCAACATCGACTGCGACAAAATGGAGAGAAGATTTAAAGCGATGAACTTTATGGTGGAAGTCAGAACTAACCTGAAACAAAGG AAAATCAAGCATGAATTGTCAGAGTTATCGAAAAAGGACCATTCTCCCTATGACTGTTGTGTGGTCATCATTCTGTCTCATGGGACCGAG GTGAGTCACAACAGATTCCCCGGTGCTGTCTATGGTGTGGATGGACAATACGTTCCAGTTCAGAGCATCACAAACTACCTCAACGGGAAATTCTGTCCATCTCTGCAGGGAAAACCCAAGCTTTTCTTCATCCAGGCGTGCGGAGGAG AGGAAAAGGACAGAGGCTTCGAGGTACCTGATGAGTTTGAACCATGCAATAGCGGAGAGGATGACCAGACGGATGCCATCCCCACATCGTCCAGCAGCGACTCTCTGAGCATGTCTGATGAACCTGACGCCAGAGCCACACTGCCCACTCCGAGTGACATTCTGGTGTCCTACTCTACTTTTCCTG GCTACGTGTCCTGGAGGGACACTCAGTCTGGTTCATGGTACATCGAGACACTGGACCGCATCCTTGAGGAAAATGCTGCTGCCCATGATTTGGGCACAATGTTAACCATG
- the casp9 gene encoding caspase-9 isoform X2 yields the protein MEESHKKVLQRYRINIVTGLEPTSLYDRLLEKGVFTQDMIDKIKSKETRRDQARQLVKDLVTRGRRAFPLFLESLHESDQHSLADLLQSNAPAVQGSTSNILVRPVVRTLPLSSSVDFQKQMKATITTVHPIQTPTLSPEREMLQSQTQARARMHGRTRRDSLQSYKMDTSPCGHCLIINNVEFEPQSKLSRRLGSNIDCDKMERRFKAMNFMVEVRTNLKQRVSHNRFPGAVYGVDGQYVPVQSITNYLNGKFCPSLQGKPKLFFIQACGGEEKDRGFEVPDEFEPCNSGEDDQTDAIPTSSSSDSLSMSDEPDARATLPTPSDILVSYSTFPGYVSWRDTQSGSWYIETLDRILEENAAAHDLGTMLTMVNNQVSQNSAKGYKQIPSYFNSLRKHLHFQTLR from the exons ATGGAGGAAAGTCACAAGAAGGTTCTTCAGCGATACAGGATAAATATTGTCACTGGTTTGGAACCAACAAGCCTCTATGACCGCCTCCTGGAGAAAGGTGTTTTTACTCAAGACATGATCGATAAAATTAAG AGCAAAGAAACAAGACGGGACCAAGCCAGGCAGCTTGTCAAGGACCTGGTGACCCGTGGACGTCGGGCATTCCCactttttttggaaagtcttCATGAGTCAGACCAGCACAGTCTGGCAGATCTCCTCCAAAGCAATGCACCAGCAGTTCAAGGGTCAACATCCAACATCCTCGTTCGGCCTGTTGTCCGGACTCTTCCACTTT CATCTTCAGTGGATTTCCAGAAGCAAATGAAGGCTACTATTACCACTGTCCATCCAATACAGACCCCCACATTAT CACCCGAGAGGGAGATGCTACAATCTCAAACCCAGGCCAGAGCTCGCATGCACGGCAGGACACGGCGGGACAGCCTCCAA AGCTACAAAATGGACACCAGCCCGTGCGGACATTGCCTCATCATTAACAATGTGGAATTTGAGCCGCAGAGTAAGTTGAGTCGCCGTCTGGGGTCCAACATCGACTGCGACAAAATGGAGAGAAGATTTAAAGCGATGAACTTTATGGTGGAAGTCAGAACTAACCTGAAACAAAGG GTGAGTCACAACAGATTCCCCGGTGCTGTCTATGGTGTGGATGGACAATACGTTCCAGTTCAGAGCATCACAAACTACCTCAACGGGAAATTCTGTCCATCTCTGCAGGGAAAACCCAAGCTTTTCTTCATCCAGGCGTGCGGAGGAG AGGAAAAGGACAGAGGCTTCGAGGTACCTGATGAGTTTGAACCATGCAATAGCGGAGAGGATGACCAGACGGATGCCATCCCCACATCGTCCAGCAGCGACTCTCTGAGCATGTCTGATGAACCTGACGCCAGAGCCACACTGCCCACTCCGAGTGACATTCTGGTGTCCTACTCTACTTTTCCTG GCTACGTGTCCTGGAGGGACACTCAGTCTGGTTCATGGTACATCGAGACACTGGACCGCATCCTTGAGGAAAATGCTGCTGCCCATGATTTGGGCACAATGTTAACCATG